The sequence TTAACGATTCTTCTTATATATTTGATGTTAATGGCTCTGAGATCAGCAAAGCTTTTGCTTTTCAGTCCTTTACACGATAACCATTGGCCGCCACTAACTTTCATCCGTAAATTAATTATccacatttaaatttaaaaataaacttgaGATTTACCTAAggttaaaaatgtttttgttacttggttatttatttagataacaattttttatttgtttgtttaccATAGGGTTTGTAGATAAGGGAAGAAGAACAGAGTGGCCAAGGAAGAGATCGATGGCCACGACGGCGAAGGTAGACACCGACGATCTCCGGCGATTCAAGGACGTTAATCTCGACGAAGCTCCGTCTCGCCGTCACGTTCGCGATTCCTTGAAAGATACTCAGCTTAATCTCGATCATATCCTCTTCAaggtaaaaaacaaaaaacaaatcgaATCTGGTTCCGTCTAAAATCGATCGCTGGACCAACCAACCAACCAAACAGCTTCAGCTTTTGTCTGAATagctttgtgtttttttttttaattaaaagttttgatttttttttgtgtcgtTGCAGACACCAGGAGATGGAATTAAGACAAAGGAGGTAAAACAAGACAAGGGTTTGGTTTCCATTGCTTGATTAAGGaagcaacttttttttttggggggttttaataatttttgattaatGTATAGTCTTATGAGGTGAATTCAAGAGGAGTTGAGATCTTCTCCAAAAGCTGGCTTCCTCAAGCTTCTAGCCCCAGAGCTTTGGTTTGTTTCTGCCATGGTTATGGAGACACTTGCACGTTCTTCTTCGAAGgtatgtttttgtttcttctttctaaGCAGAGATAGCTCAATGTTTGGTTGCTTACTAGATCCATTTTTAACAGGGATTGCAAGGAGATTGGCATTGTCCGGATATGGAGTTTTTGCTATGGACTATCCAGGGTTTGGTTTATCTCAAGGCTTGCACGGATTCATCCCTAGCTTTGATCTTCTTGTTGAAGATGTCATTGAGCATTACTCCAACGTAAAAGGTACAAACTTTCAATCACATTACGAAAGGGTAAACTCTcaaggtttgatttttttttttgggttgtaGATAATCCAGAGTTTAGTTCTCTACCTAGCTTTCTATTTGGACAGTCAATGGGTGGAGCCGTGTCTCTCAAAATACATTTCAAGCAACCAGATGCGTGGACCGGTGCAGTTTTGGTAGCACCTATGTGCAAAGTAAACACTTGTTTCTCTCTTTCGTCTTATTTGAATTGTTCATTACATTAAACATGATTGAACTATCTAATATCTATTCCAGATTGCAGATGATATGGTTCCACCACCAGTGTTAAAACAGATTCTGATCGGTTTAGCTAACGTTCTACCGAAACACAAGCTGGTTCCACAGAAGGATTTAGCAGAAGCAGCTTTTAGAGATGTCAGGAAGAGAAACATGGTAATAATAAACATGATTCACAGCTTTAAGTCAATTTCTTTTACAGAAACTaatgttcttgtttttttgaaattttgcaGACGCAATACAATGTCATATGTTACAGCGGCAAACCGCGTCTACGGACCGCTGTGGAAATGCTTAGAACAACTCAGGAGATTGAGCAACAGTTGGGAAAGGTAATAATAACATATGagaaaacctgaaaaaaaaagcaGAATCAGAATAATAGTAATCTtggttttgatattttgaaGGTGTCTTTACCAATACTGATTCTACATGGAGAGGCTGATACAGTGACGGATCCATCGGTGAGCCGAGAGCTTTACCAGAAAGCGAAAAGTTCAGACAAGAAGATAGTTTTGTATAAAGACGCTTATCATTCTCTGCTTGAAGGAGAACCAGACGAGATGATTCTCCGCGTCTTGGCTGATATCATCTCGTGGCTTGATGACCATAGCTCGCAAGCTGAGGGATCATTAGTTACTCCTCCTATGTAGATTCTGATTATTTCTTCAGTTATATTGTTTACATTGCATTTACCTagtgaaaatgtattttttccaGTGAATTAGcaataaaaatagtaaattacATGCAATACATTTTACAGTAGCAAAGAATCATAGTTATCACTTTGCAATCATATCTGCATgttatagagagagaagagaaaagagtTTCGTGAATAAATAGGCCCAGGCCCAGTCCAAGGCCCATAGGCTTTTAAGAATCTATTAACGGCCCAGATACGATCAACCGCGTCTACGGACCGCTGTGGAAATGCTTAGAACAACTCAGGAGATTGAGCAACAGTTGGGAAAGGTAATAATAACATATGagaaaacctgaaaaaaaaagcaGAATCAGAATAATAGTAATCTtggttttgatattttgaaGGTGTCTTTACCAATACTGATTCTACATGGAGAGGCTGATACAGTGACGGATCCATCGGTGAGCCGAGAGCTTTACCAGAAAGCGAAAAGTTCAGACAAGAAGATAGTTTTGTATAAAGACGCTTATCATTCTCTGCTTGA is a genomic window of Brassica napus cultivar Da-Ae chromosome A2, Da-Ae, whole genome shotgun sequence containing:
- the LOC106354469 gene encoding caffeoylshikimate esterase isoform X2; amino-acid sequence: MATTAKVDTDDLRRFKDVNLDEAPSRRHVRDSLKDTQLNLDHILFKTPGDGIKTKESYEVNSRGVEIFSKSWLPQASSPRALVCFCHGYGDTCTFFFEGIARRLALSGYGVFAMDYPGFGLSQGLHGFIPSFDLLVEDVIEHYSNVKDNPEFSSLPSFLFGQSMGGAVSLKIHFKQPDAWTGAVLVAPMCKIADDMVPPPVLKQILIGLANVLPKHKLVPQKDLAEAAFRDVRKRNMTQYNVICYSGKPRLRTAVEMLRTTQEIEQQLGKVSLPILILHGEADTVTDPSVSRELYQKAKSSDKKIVLYKDAYHSLLEGEPDEMILRVLADIISWLDDHSSQAEGSLVTPPM
- the LOC106354469 gene encoding caffeoylshikimate esterase isoform X1, whose protein sequence is MLMALRSAKLLLFSPLHDNHWPPLTFIRFVDKGRRTEWPRKRSMATTAKVDTDDLRRFKDVNLDEAPSRRHVRDSLKDTQLNLDHILFKTPGDGIKTKESYEVNSRGVEIFSKSWLPQASSPRALVCFCHGYGDTCTFFFEGIARRLALSGYGVFAMDYPGFGLSQGLHGFIPSFDLLVEDVIEHYSNVKDNPEFSSLPSFLFGQSMGGAVSLKIHFKQPDAWTGAVLVAPMCKIADDMVPPPVLKQILIGLANVLPKHKLVPQKDLAEAAFRDVRKRNMTQYNVICYSGKPRLRTAVEMLRTTQEIEQQLGKVSLPILILHGEADTVTDPSVSRELYQKAKSSDKKIVLYKDAYHSLLEGEPDEMILRVLADIISWLDDHSSQAEGSLVTPPM